In Oryza brachyantha chromosome 2, ObraRS2, whole genome shotgun sequence, a single window of DNA contains:
- the LOC102700688 gene encoding uncharacterized protein LOC102700688 — translation MDSDEHRAMSKLRVDIDSSLDSNDDRDRDDLRQEVSWSSHHHPAVAAGNIKQRRLLSKQLSMKETTREAKWEKRRRQILRRSSMVAVNEAGGLGRSPVDERAQRCLTDEDLDELRGSFELGFGFDEEKGGTDLCDTLPALDLYFAVNRQLSDPKLRSASTSAAVSPTAALSSSSTLVSDTSIPRSPDGSSSPAPADAWTIFSPGDNPQLMKTRLRHWAQVVACSVKHGC, via the coding sequence ATGGACAGCGACGAGCATCGTGCCATGAGCAAGCTGCGCGTCGACATCGATTCGTCGTTGGACAGCAACGACGACAGGGATCGAGATGACCTGCGGCAGGAGGTGTCATGGagcagccaccaccacccggcAGTGGCCGCCGGAAACATCAAGCAGCGACGGCTGCTGTCGAAGCAGCTGTCCATGAAGGAGACCACCAGGGAGGCCAAGTGGGAGAAACGCCGGCGGCAAATACTCCGGCGCAGCAGCATGGTGGCCGTGAACGAAGCTGGAGGTTTGGGGAGGAGTCCCGTCGACGAGCGTGCCCAGCGATGCCTGACCGATGAGGACCTCGACGAGTTGAGGGGCTCCTTTGAGCTCGGGTTCGGGTTCGACGAGGAGAAAGGCGGCACCGACCTCTGCGACACCCTCCCGGCACTCGACCTCTACTTCGCCGTCAACCGGCAGCTCTCCGACCCCAAGCTGCGAAGTGCTAGTACTTCGGCGGCCGTGAGCCCCACGGcggcgctgtcgtcgtcgtccacgcTGGTCTCTGACACATCTATCCCCCGCAGCCCCGACGGGTCATCTTCCCCAGCCCCCGCCGACGCATGGACGATCTTTTCTCCCGGTGACAACCCTCAGCTGATGAAGACACGGTTGAGGCACTGGGCTCAGGTGGTGGCTTGCTCCGTCAAGCATGGCTGCTGA